The Stigmatella ashevillena genomic sequence GTGGCAACCGGTTTGGCACCCAATCACCGCGCAATGGGTGGGCCGGCGAGCGCGGCGACAGTAAATGGAATCCCGCCACATCCGGCATGGACGCGGATCGTCTGAAATCGATTGAATCGGTGACTGGAGGCAAGCCCATCTCGTTCAAGGAGGGCTACCCGGACTTTTCCGACTACACTCACCAACTGACTGATGCGGCTGGCAACAAGCTGCCGGCGCGGGTGGAGATTCCGATGAAGGGCGACAACGGCGTCGACTTCCCGGCCGCGCGACAGGCGATGGCCGAGCGTCTCGGCGTGGACAAGTTCACTGAACCGCGCGGCTACACTTGGCATCACCATCCGGACGGCGTGACGATGGAGTTGATCCCCTCGCCCTTGCACAACAATGTGCCGCATAGCGGCGGTGCTGCACTGGCGCGCGACCCGGGCTATTGAACACAGGAGCTTCTCAATGGGTACACAGATTTTTGATGACCTAGGGCCTTTGGCTGCTTCGGCGCTCGATGACGCCGAGCAGCAACTCGGTGTGCGCCTGCCGACCGACTATCGCGCTTTCATGCTGCAACACAACGGTGGCCGCCCGGAGCCGGACCGCTTCGACATCAGATGGCAAGCGAGCCAAGCCGCTGCTGCGGCTGGCAAGAGTTCACTGTTGTCCTGGTTTTTTTCTATTTATGAGGAGCGGGAGGAGAACCTTCTGGTTGCTAACCGCGTCGATTTTCGCGGCCGCTTGCCATCCGGCACCGTCGCGATCGGACGCGACCCGGGCGGCAATCTGCTATTGCTGCGCACCACTGGTTTGCGGGTCGGTGAGGTGCTTTACTGGCTGCGCGAAATGGAAGCCGAAGAAGGTACAACACCGACCGAGGAAAACGTCGGCTTTGTCGCCGACAGCTTCAATGACTTTCTTTCCAACCGTCTGCACTGAAGCTGACGTCGAGCGAAGCACCTGGATCGAGCGCTGGCCGCCGCAGGTGCAGGCGCTGTCGTTTCGGCAACAAGGCATCGAGTTGACGCGGGAGCAACTGCATGCGCTGGCGCGCCGCAACGGCATCGCAGCCAGCTTGTTCGATGCGGTGGGGACTGCGCCGTTGACGGTATTACAGGCTCAACTGGACCGCCTGCTGCAACAGTTTCCTGCCGGCGCCTTCGTGCGCCTCGGTTCGCGCAGCCCCAAGGACACCGAGCGCTTTGTGCTCAGCGGCGGGCGCGCCGACAGCGGCGCCGAGGTGATCGCTTTGCTGAGCGCGGGTTCAATCCGGATGTTCGTCGACTATAGGCGCTGCATGCAGAACCAATGGACGCCCTCGATCTTTCTGCGAGAATGGCAGCCGATGTCGTCGGCGCAGGAATGGCGCTGCTTCGTGTACGAACGCCAGTTATTGGGCATTACACAATACTGGCATGCGCAGGCGCTGGATAGCGACGCTTGCGCGCAGTTGCAACGCACCGGCATCGCATCGCTGATGCAGTTGGCCGCGCAATTGCTGCAGCGACTGCCGCTGCCTTCCTTTGTCTTCGACGCCTGCTTGCTCTTGCCTAGCCCTCTGGCGGCGCGCGCGGTGCTGATCGAAATCAACCCCTTCGGTGTGACGACCGACGCAGGCCTGTTCGACGCTTGCGATGAGCGTCTGGACCGCACACTTCGCTGGCGCAGCGAGGTCGGCGTGCAGCAAAGGCCGCTTGCCGACTGTTGTTAGTCGGCAAGCGGTGTGCAATCGAGCAGTTGACTGTATCCGCTGCACGAGCTCCGTCTTCCGAGAGGCGGAAGAGCTGAGCAAGCTGAGAGGGTGAATGGAACACTCTCAGCGCGGCGACGATTGCTCTTCGGCCGGAGGAGCCTGCGGCTTGAGGACAATGATGTCGCCCACCCCGGTGTCGAACTCGGCGGCCACCATGCGAGCGCGTGTGGGGCCCAATACTTGGGAGTCAGTTCCAGATAACGCTCGCGAGGCCAGACGGTCTGTCCGCGAGATAGCGTTCGGGCTCAAGCGCACGAACTGGCGCGAGGGCGACAATATGTCATACAT encodes the following:
- a CDS encoding ATP-grasp domain-containing protein, giving the protein MTFFPTVCTEADVERSTWIERWPPQVQALSFRQQGIELTREQLHALARRNGIAASLFDAVGTAPLTVLQAQLDRLLQQFPAGAFVRLGSRSPKDTERFVLSGGRADSGAEVIALLSAGSIRMFVDYRRCMQNQWTPSIFLREWQPMSSAQEWRCFVYERQLLGITQYWHAQALDSDACAQLQRTGIASLMQLAAQLLQRLPLPSFVFDACLLLPSPLAARAVLIEINPFGVTTDAGLFDACDERLDRTLRWRSEVGVQQRPLADCC
- a CDS encoding SMI1/KNR4 family protein, whose product is MGTQIFDDLGPLAASALDDAEQQLGVRLPTDYRAFMLQHNGGRPEPDRFDIRWQASQAAAAAGKSSLLSWFFSIYEEREENLLVANRVDFRGRLPSGTVAIGRDPGGNLLLLRTTGLRVGEVLYWLREMEAEEGTTPTEENVGFVADSFNDFLSNRLH
- a CDS encoding HNH endonuclease → MGASLNSPQVKQQLDEIQADAKAASRELQLDIAQAALDAAGLVDPTPISDAAGAVLSAARGDWFGAGMSLVSMIPYAGDAIGKTAKGAKLIAKMAKLKERIADNLVRGKQVVTNALKRDAASIRAKKALDKSERIEDGLVNGCPVGGNRFGTQSPRNGWAGERGDSKWNPATSGMDADRLKSIESVTGGKPISFKEGYPDFSDYTHQLTDAAGNKLPARVEIPMKGDNGVDFPAARQAMAERLGVDKFTEPRGYTWHHHPDGVTMELIPSPLHNNVPHSGGAALARDPGY